A stretch of [Clostridium] scindens DNA encodes these proteins:
- a CDS encoding MFS transporter, which produces MNDSRLKLGMKEKICYGAGDVSANLIYTTASTYLIYFWTTVYGISAAATATLSLVVGIWDAVFNPIMGLVADRTKSKWGRYRPWLLWGSIPLAIFSVLCFMTPSMGDGGKLVWAYVMFFGMKTFFTAVNVPYGVMCNVMTQDIKERMSLSTFKNMGSDVANIFGSYCLLPLVLFFGKGEQTQGYFKAAALLAVIGFLCLMSTFLGCKERVVQNEKETMSLAQSVKALKGNRAAWVMILVMLIMNTAVIFKFAWNSFYCEFYLGNPGIIGITAAIAFAVGLLSKPLVPVVSNKIGKKNTLIAGCIILILNGITFWFGGDNVAMVYVGAVLFGLTLTFTFTPIWGMVPDSIEYGEWSSGIRAPGFIYATATFANKLGVAISGWLVGVVLAATGFDGTAAAQAAGVAPAIRMAMTAVLVAGGILTIIALIPYDLTAEKYDKMLEEIQDRKKDK; this is translated from the coding sequence ATGAACGACAGCAGACTGAAGCTAGGAATGAAAGAGAAGATATGCTATGGGGCGGGCGATGTATCGGCCAATTTGATTTACACGACAGCCTCTACATATCTGATTTATTTCTGGACAACGGTATATGGAATATCTGCGGCGGCGACAGCGACCTTATCGCTGGTTGTAGGAATTTGGGATGCGGTGTTTAATCCGATCATGGGATTGGTGGCGGACAGGACAAAATCAAAATGGGGACGCTACCGTCCATGGCTCTTATGGGGATCTATTCCTCTTGCCATATTCTCCGTTCTGTGTTTTATGACGCCAAGTATGGGAGATGGAGGGAAGCTTGTATGGGCATATGTAATGTTCTTTGGCATGAAGACGTTCTTCACGGCTGTGAATGTGCCGTATGGCGTTATGTGTAATGTCATGACCCAGGATATTAAAGAGAGAATGTCTTTGTCTACCTTTAAGAACATGGGATCTGACGTGGCAAATATTTTCGGTTCCTACTGTCTTCTTCCATTGGTGCTGTTTTTTGGAAAAGGAGAACAGACGCAAGGGTATTTTAAAGCGGCGGCTCTTTTGGCGGTTATTGGATTCCTGTGCCTGATGAGCACATTCCTGGGCTGCAAAGAGCGGGTCGTACAGAACGAAAAAGAAACGATGTCTCTGGCTCAGTCTGTAAAGGCCTTGAAAGGAAACCGGGCAGCATGGGTCATGATCCTTGTAATGCTCATTATGAACACTGCCGTCATCTTTAAATTTGCATGGAATTCCTTCTATTGCGAATTTTATCTTGGAAATCCGGGAATTATCGGAATTACGGCAGCAATCGCGTTTGCGGTAGGGCTGTTGTCCAAACCGCTTGTGCCGGTCGTGTCCAATAAGATTGGCAAGAAAAACACGCTGATCGCGGGATGCATCATTCTGATTCTAAACGGAATTACCTTTTGGTTTGGCGGAGACAACGTTGCAATGGTATATGTGGGGGCAGTCCTCTTTGGTCTGACGCTGACTTTTACCTTTACGCCGATCTGGGGCATGGTTCCGGATAGCATTGAATACGGCGAATGGTCAAGCGGTATTCGGGCGCCTGGGTTTATCTATGCCACAGCAACATTTGCAAATAAGCTGGGGGTTGCCATTTCCGGATGGCTGGTAGGCGTCGTGCTTGCTGCAACCGGATTTGATGGAACCGCGGCTGCTCAGGCTGCGGGAGTGGCTCCAGCTATCCGCATGGCTATGACGGCTGTCTTAGTTGCGGGCGGCATCCTGACGATTATCGCACTGATACCGTATGATTTGACCGCGGAAAAATACGATAAGATGCTCGAAGAGATTCAGGATAGGAAAAAAGACAAATAG
- a CDS encoding MFS transporter encodes MKNGKLGLNEKIAYSMGDVSANLLATFIGSYAMFFYTEVYGLPAMAVGTMFLVANIWDAVNDPMMGFLADKSKHRKGGAYRPWIKRAAIPLGLFFILQFTCPNLSMAGKLVWAYVTYIGTDMLFTVVNVPYGVLNNVMTADMNERTVLSTFRNIGSNIGSMLVSYGTIPLVAYLGAGNDVKGYQMTAVVFAVISTLALFWLCAGTKERLKPAKNDLKVKESLKVIFTNKPALCIVVSMFFFNTTVNFKFAYNIYYCAAYMNRADLTNIIGTLIFFVAMVVLVVIPKLTEKIGKRNMLFLGGALYVIDGVAFLLGGHSVPMLYATAVLFGFCLSFSFPILWGTIPDTVEYGQWKTGIRAPGSIYSACTFANKLAQGASGWILGIVLTVIGYSQGSAVQATGVLQGIYWSNALVLIIGGILGAAAVIPYKLSKKVYDGIVEELEEKRVLDEENTESEE; translated from the coding sequence ATGAAGAATGGTAAACTCGGATTAAATGAAAAGATAGCCTATTCTATGGGGGATGTGTCGGCAAACCTGCTGGCCACCTTTATAGGCAGTTATGCAATGTTCTTCTATACAGAGGTGTACGGCCTGCCTGCTATGGCGGTGGGAACCATGTTCCTGGTGGCAAATATCTGGGATGCAGTCAATGACCCTATGATGGGATTTCTGGCAGATAAGTCAAAACACAGAAAGGGAGGGGCATACCGGCCATGGATTAAGAGGGCGGCCATACCATTGGGACTGTTTTTTATCCTTCAATTCACCTGCCCTAACCTGAGCATGGCGGGAAAACTAGTCTGGGCCTATGTGACCTATATTGGAACGGATATGCTGTTTACCGTGGTCAATGTGCCGTACGGAGTCCTTAACAACGTGATGACGGCGGACATGAATGAACGGACCGTGCTTTCAACCTTCCGGAATATAGGCTCCAATATCGGAAGTATGCTGGTTAGTTACGGAACTATCCCGCTGGTGGCGTATCTGGGAGCCGGAAATGATGTGAAAGGCTATCAGATGACGGCGGTCGTTTTTGCGGTGATCAGTACTTTGGCTCTTTTCTGGCTTTGTGCTGGAACGAAGGAGAGACTAAAGCCGGCCAAAAATGATCTGAAGGTAAAAGAGTCCCTGAAAGTGATTTTTACAAATAAACCGGCTCTGTGTATTGTGGTATCTATGTTTTTTTTCAACACAACAGTCAATTTCAAATTTGCATATAATATTTATTATTGTGCCGCATATATGAACCGGGCAGACCTGACCAATATTATTGGAACTTTGATTTTCTTCGTAGCAATGGTAGTGCTGGTCGTGATCCCAAAGCTCACTGAGAAAATCGGGAAGAGGAATATGCTGTTTCTGGGAGGCGCGCTTTATGTAATTGACGGAGTGGCGTTTCTCCTGGGAGGACACAGTGTTCCCATGCTTTATGCAACAGCAGTGCTGTTTGGATTCTGCTTAAGTTTCAGTTTCCCTATTCTGTGGGGGACGATTCCGGATACGGTTGAATATGGACAGTGGAAGACTGGAATACGGGCGCCGGGATCTATTTATTCTGCATGTACCTTTGCCAATAAACTGGCACAGGGAGCATCCGGATGGATTCTGGGCATCGTACTGACGGTGATCGGATATTCCCAAGGCTCTGCCGTACAGGCGACGGGAGTGCTTCAAGGCATCTACTGGTCCAATGCGCTGGTCCTGATCATCGGCGGCATCCTTGGAGCGGCAGCGGTCATTCCGTACAAGCTGAGCAAAAAAGTGTATGACGGGATAGTAGAGGAACTGGAAGAAAAAAGAGTA
- a CDS encoding NAD(P)-dependent oxidoreductase produces MLKILCTAEFDQDYIEKLEAFAEVRRRGFSINQDFREMLTKEELKDELQDADIFIVGYDKVTDDIIKAAPDLKLILSVRDGPEENIDVQTCKELGIPVLFSAGRCERVVPEHTMMLMLAMARPLIWANQALYSGLWSKETEQEDPDRYYSFFKVIDQSRELYGKTLGLVGAGRNGVGLATRAQAFGMKIQAFDPYADRETMKSYGIELVDLDTLMRTSDYISLLARVSEETKGMIGARELSLMKQDACLINTGRAALMDTSALIAAVSSGKIRAALDVYDNEPLSQDDPLLKLDPSRILLTPHFAGCSIDRITFHSKAATENIIRFLNAQDVDHIYDASVLSTQAFTERGGKIRGYLNNR; encoded by the coding sequence ATGTTAAAGATACTATGTACAGCAGAATTTGACCAAGATTATATAGAAAAACTCGAGGCCTTTGCAGAAGTCCGGCGCAGAGGATTCAGCATTAATCAGGATTTCCGGGAGATGCTGACAAAGGAAGAGTTAAAAGACGAACTTCAGGATGCAGATATTTTTATTGTTGGCTACGACAAAGTCACAGACGACATCATCAAGGCTGCCCCTGATTTAAAACTGATTTTGAGCGTCCGTGACGGCCCGGAAGAGAATATCGATGTCCAGACTTGCAAAGAACTGGGAATCCCGGTTCTGTTCAGCGCCGGAAGATGCGAACGGGTGGTGCCAGAGCACACGATGATGCTCATGCTAGCCATGGCCAGACCCCTTATCTGGGCAAACCAGGCACTCTACAGTGGTCTGTGGTCCAAAGAAACCGAGCAGGAGGATCCCGACCGTTACTATAGTTTCTTCAAAGTCATAGATCAGAGCCGCGAGTTGTACGGCAAAACCCTTGGCCTAGTCGGCGCCGGCCGCAACGGCGTGGGCCTCGCTACCCGCGCGCAGGCCTTCGGCATGAAGATCCAGGCCTTCGACCCTTATGCAGATAGGGAAACCATGAAATCTTATGGCATCGAACTGGTCGATCTCGACACGCTGATGAGGACTTCTGACTATATCAGCCTTCTGGCCCGCGTATCAGAGGAGACAAAAGGCATGATCGGCGCAAGGGAACTGTCACTGATGAAACAGGATGCATGCCTGATCAACACCGGACGAGCCGCCCTCATGGACACATCCGCCCTCATCGCGGCGGTCAGTTCCGGAAAAATACGGGCCGCCCTAGACGTATATGATAATGAGCCCCTCAGCCAGGACGACCCGCTTCTGAAACTGGATCCATCCCGCATCCTACTTACACCGCATTTTGCCGGATGCAGCATTGACAGAATCACCTTCCACTCCAAAGCGGCCACTGAAAACATTATTCGTTTTCTCAATGCGCAGGATGTGGACCATATCTACGATGCTTCTGTTCTCAGCACGCAGGCATTTACAGAACGTGGCGGGAAAATCCGTGGATATCTGAACAATAGATAG
- a CDS encoding sulfate/molybdate ABC transporter ATP-binding protein yields MAIEVRMKKKLGNFQLDIDFKTDENRIGILGASGCGKSMTLKCIAGIETPDEGRIIVDGTLLYDSAKKISLKPQKRHIGYLFQNYALFPTMTVEENIAAGLQGGKEEKRRKVAKMMEKFQLLGLGKQLPGELSGGQQQRVALARIMAYEPEAILLDEPFSALDEFLKDRLAQEMLDLLKDYRGTVILVSHSRDEIYRFTRELLTMADGRQISYGDTREIFANPGRKETARLTGCKNITGARRIDHCHLEVPEWGITLRLNENIPEKVAFVGFRAHEFVPVWGEAESNCIPVNIKSSAALPFERKYFLAGAEGSEEDICWFLQKDKWPLIDRKGMPDFLMMPEEKILLLE; encoded by the coding sequence GTGGCAATCGAAGTTAGGATGAAGAAGAAATTGGGAAATTTTCAATTGGATATTGATTTTAAAACGGATGAGAACCGGATCGGCATCCTGGGAGCCTCAGGCTGCGGAAAAAGCATGACTTTGAAATGCATCGCAGGCATCGAGACGCCGGATGAGGGGCGGATCATTGTGGATGGGACGCTGCTGTATGATTCGGCGAAAAAGATCAGCCTGAAGCCCCAGAAGAGACATATCGGCTACCTCTTCCAGAATTACGCCCTGTTCCCTACCATGACGGTGGAGGAGAATATAGCAGCAGGACTACAGGGAGGGAAAGAGGAGAAACGAAGAAAGGTTGCAAAGATGATGGAAAAGTTCCAGCTGCTGGGGCTTGGAAAGCAGCTGCCGGGGGAACTCTCTGGCGGCCAGCAGCAGAGGGTGGCTTTGGCAAGGATCATGGCCTATGAGCCGGAAGCCATCCTGCTGGACGAGCCGTTCTCCGCATTGGATGAATTCTTGAAAGACAGGCTTGCGCAGGAGATGCTGGACCTGCTGAAGGATTACCGGGGAACGGTCATTCTCGTATCCCACAGCCGGGACGAGATCTACCGGTTTACCAGGGAACTTCTGACTATGGCGGATGGAAGGCAGATTAGTTACGGAGACACCCGGGAGATCTTTGCAAACCCAGGGAGGAAGGAGACGGCACGCCTGACCGGGTGCAAGAACATTACAGGGGCGAGAAGGATAGACCACTGTCATCTTGAAGTGCCGGAATGGGGGATTACTCTGCGCTTGAATGAAAACATCCCGGAAAAGGTGGCGTTCGTCGGATTCCGGGCCCATGAATTTGTCCCCGTGTGGGGTGAGGCGGAGAGTAACTGCATTCCTGTGAACATTAAAAGCAGCGCAGCCCTGCCATTTGAAAGAAAGTATTTCCTGGCGGGCGCAGAGGGAAGCGAGGAGGATATCTGCTGGTTTCTGCAAAAGGATAAATGGCCTTTGATCGACAGGAAGGGAATGCCGGACTTCCTTATGATGCCGGAAGAGAAGATCTTGCTGCTGGAATAG
- the modB gene encoding molybdate ABC transporter permease subunit codes for MEEICAVLRDLDWSPLYISLKTGAVATVISFFLGLFAARKVIKAGPKIKAVADGLLTLPMVLPPTVAGFFLLLLFSRRRPLGMFLYDQFDIKVVQSWLGCIIAATVIAFPLMYRNARAAFEQIDVNLVYAGRTLGMSEAKIFWKVVIPTAGPGIISGTILTFARALGEYGATSMLAGNIPGKTGTISQKIAMVIQDGDYLTAGVWVIIVLIIAFVVIFLMNLFTGRNMKNVKRW; via the coding sequence ATGGAGGAAATATGCGCAGTCCTGCGGGACTTGGACTGGAGCCCGCTTTATATCTCACTGAAGACAGGAGCGGTGGCAACCGTAATCTCCTTTTTCCTGGGGTTATTCGCAGCCAGGAAGGTGATCAAGGCAGGTCCGAAAATAAAGGCTGTGGCGGATGGGCTGCTTACGCTTCCCATGGTGCTGCCACCTACAGTGGCGGGCTTCTTCCTTCTTCTTCTGTTCAGCAGAAGAAGGCCGCTTGGCATGTTCCTGTATGATCAATTCGATATCAAAGTGGTACAAAGCTGGCTTGGATGCATTATTGCGGCGACGGTGATCGCATTCCCGCTGATGTACCGGAATGCCAGGGCAGCGTTTGAGCAGATCGATGTAAATCTGGTCTATGCAGGACGGACTCTGGGGATGAGCGAGGCTAAGATTTTCTGGAAAGTAGTGATTCCTACGGCGGGGCCCGGGATTATCTCAGGAACCATCCTGACATTTGCGAGAGCACTGGGAGAGTACGGGGCCACTTCCATGCTTGCCGGAAACATTCCCGGCAAGACCGGGACTATTTCCCAGAAGATTGCCATGGTCATCCAGGATGGCGATTATCTGACTGCGGGAGTCTGGGTAATAATCGTGCTTATCATCGCATTTGTCGTCATCTTCCTGATGAATCTTTTCACCGGCAGGAATATGAAAAACGTCAAGCGCTGGTAA
- a CDS encoding zinc-dependent alcohol dehydrogenase, producing the protein MKAVVLYGKGKTELRDVPVPEIGDGDILLEIKAAGICGGDVHFYDGTMDGLGGYPMVLGHEFAGVIAKAGKNVDPFWKPGDRVVSENTGYACGRCPACQSGNFVSCEHRETLGCSMDGGFTKYVKIPEQILRLYPNCMFHIPDNLSFEEATVLEPASNAYKAVIQEGGIMPGDNLVVFGAGTLGLMTVQLGKIAGAAKIILIGMSKDKKTRFELGKKLGATHILASDEEPNIVEKVREIAGPDGVAVVVDAAGAPICLNQATQMVRPIGRVIRIGMNDAPYGYGLNDVNVKSITIRGHMGYNTISWRNNISLAAAGILDLKSIISHRMPLSDFNRGFELTISQEATKVILTPIE; encoded by the coding sequence ATGAAAGCAGTAGTATTATATGGCAAAGGAAAAACTGAATTAAGAGACGTTCCTGTACCAGAAATCGGTGACGGCGATATCCTATTAGAAATAAAAGCTGCCGGTATCTGCGGAGGCGATGTTCACTTTTACGACGGCACCATGGACGGCCTCGGCGGATATCCTATGGTATTAGGCCACGAATTCGCCGGCGTCATTGCAAAAGCAGGAAAAAACGTAGATCCATTCTGGAAACCGGGCGACCGGGTCGTATCCGAAAACACAGGCTATGCCTGCGGGCGTTGTCCAGCATGCCAAAGTGGTAATTTCGTCAGCTGCGAACACAGAGAGACCCTTGGCTGCAGCATGGACGGAGGATTTACTAAATATGTGAAGATTCCCGAACAGATTCTGCGCCTTTATCCAAACTGTATGTTCCATATTCCGGACAACCTTTCTTTTGAGGAGGCCACAGTACTGGAGCCAGCCAGCAACGCATACAAGGCAGTAATCCAGGAAGGCGGAATCATGCCCGGCGATAATCTGGTTGTATTCGGTGCCGGAACGCTGGGGCTTATGACTGTTCAACTTGGTAAAATTGCAGGAGCTGCCAAGATCATCTTGATTGGAATGTCCAAAGATAAAAAAACTAGATTTGAACTTGGAAAGAAATTAGGAGCCACACATATCCTGGCTTCTGACGAAGAACCTAATATTGTAGAAAAAGTCAGAGAAATTGCCGGACCGGACGGAGTCGCCGTTGTTGTGGATGCCGCCGGAGCCCCGATCTGTCTGAACCAGGCCACCCAGATGGTCCGGCCAATCGGCAGAGTCATCCGTATCGGCATGAACGATGCGCCCTATGGTTATGGACTGAACGACGTAAATGTCAAGTCCATCACCATCCGGGGCCATATGGGATACAACACCATATCCTGGAGAAACAACATCTCCCTCGCAGCCGCCGGCATCCTGGATTTAAAGAGTATCATCTCGCACAGAATGCCTCTGTCCGATTTTAACAGGGGCTTTGAACTGACCATCAGCCAGGAAGCAACCAAAGTCATTTTAACTCCAATTGAATAG